A single region of the Manihot esculenta cultivar AM560-2 chromosome 12, M.esculenta_v8, whole genome shotgun sequence genome encodes:
- the LOC110628019 gene encoding cytochrome P450 71AU50: MALTSTTVPFIGLTLILLTWLWFRKNKDKKLPPGPTGFPIFGSLHLLGKSPHRALHQLAKKYGPIMHLKLGLVPAIVVSSPEAAELFLKIHDLAFASRPPHQAAKYISYEQKSLSFAPYGSYWRNVRKMCTLELLSSLKINSFKSMRKQELQLLIDYVKEASRQRVCVDLSAKVASLSADMSCRMVFGKKYMDKEFDERGFKAVIQEGMQLTAAPNFGDYIPQIAALDLQGLTKRMKAVSKVFDDFFERIIDEHIQSKDENRTKDFVDVMLGFVGSEVSEYQIGRDNIKAIILDMLAASMDTSAAVIEWALSELIKHPGAMKKVQKELEEKVGMERMVEESDLESLEYLEMVIKETFRLHPVAPLLLPHEATEDAIIDGFLIPKKSHIIINAWAIGRDPKAWTDAEKFWPERFMGSNLDIRGRDFQLLPFGSGRRGCPGIQLGMTVVRLVVAQLVHCFNWELPNEMVPSDLDMTEEFSLVTPRANPLHAIPTYRLHI; the protein is encoded by the exons ATGGCTTTAACTTCAACCACCGTACCCTTTATTGGCCTTACCTTGATTCTCCTTACATGGCTGTGGTTCAGAAAGAACAAGGACAAGAAACTGCCTCCAGGTCCGACAGGTTTCCCTATATTTGGCAGCCTTCATTTGCTAGGGAAGTCCCCTCACCGAGCTCTGCATCAACTAGCCAAAAAATATGGTCCAATTATGCATCTGAAGTTAGGGTTGGTGCCTGCTATTGTTGTCTCATCCCCTGAAGCTGCCGAATTGTTTCTCAAGATCCATGACCTTGCTTTTGCGAGCAGGCCTCCTCATCAGGCTGCCAAGTACATTTCCTACGAACAAAAGAGCTTATCTTTTGCCCCATATGGCTCTTATTGGCGTAACGTTCGCAAGATGTGCACCCTAGAGTTGCTCAGCAGCCTTAAGATCAATTCTTTCAAATCCATGAGAAAACAAGAGCTTCAACTCTTGATTGATTATGTCAAGGAAGCTTCACGTCAACGTGTTTGTGTTGATCTCAGTGCTAAGGTGGCTTCTCTTAGTGCTGATATGAGTTGTAGAATGGTTTTTGGGAAGAAATATATGGACAAGGAGTTTGATGAGAGAGGCTTCAAAGCTGTAATTCAAGAGGGTATGCAGTTAACTGCAGCTCCTAACTTTGGTGATTACATCCCTCAGATTGCAGCGCTTGATCTTCAGGGTCTGACAAAGCGCATGAAGGCTGTTAGTAAGGTGTTTGATGATTTCTTTGAGAGAATTATCGATGAGCATATTCAATCCAAGGACGAAAACCGAACAAAGGACTTCGTCGATGTCATGTTGGGCTTCGTGGGTTCTGAAGTATCTGAGTATCAAATAGGTAGAGATAACATCAAAGCCATAATCTTG GACATGCTTGCAGCATCAATGGACACTTCAGCCGCAGTAATAGAGTGGGCATTATCTGAACTCATAAAACACCCTGGAGCAATGAAGAAAGTTCAGAAGGAGTTGGAAGAGAAAGTTGGGATGGAAAGAATGGTGGAGGAATCAGACTTAGAGAGCTTGGAATACTTAGAGATGGTTATAAAGGAAACTTTCAGACTCCATCCAGTGGCTCCATTACTACTCCCTCATGAAGCAACGGAAGACGCCATTATTGATGGTTTTCTCATACCCAAAAAGTCGCATATTATTATAAATGCATGGGCAATTGGAAGAGATCCAAAAGCTTGGACTGATGCAGAGAAGTTCTGGCCAGAGAGGTTCATGGGGAGCAACTTAGACATTAGAGGAAGGGACTTTCAGCTTCTCCCATTCGGCTCAGGCCGGAGGGGCTGCCCTGGAATTCAACTGGGGATGACTGTGGTTCGACTGGTGGTGGCGCAGCTGGTGCATTGCTTCAACTGGGAGCTCCCAAATGAAATGGTGCCAAGTGATTTGGATATGACAGAGGAGTTCAGTCTAGTGACTCCAAGGGCCAACCCTCTCCACGCCATTCCTACTTATCGTCTTCACATCTGA
- the LOC110627652 gene encoding uncharacterized protein LOC110627652, which translates to MTERGNSSKEQKQSAGSEKGLSQDKGMGDPLSLQSSDHPGMTLVSAPLVGSNFRSWNRAVRIALGAKMKLGFVEGTVSAPSKESEDYEQWKRCDFMVTSWILNSISKELVDGFIYTASARDLWLEISERLGECNGPMVYELHRKISLIAQENASVSVYFTKLKRLWDELGSMETLPTCTCGASRAIAEITNRNKLMQFLMGLNEVFGSVRDQILGMDPLPTVNKAYSMVVKFESQREVLGAMNDNSESLVLLNKSYSQSQTRSRKLDTKKAHCNMDGHTREGCFRLIGYPDWFKSKNKTGTHPVRGSKDTRMVAAVKGAKSVEDNPLDHFDTSTKISELTSMLSSLK; encoded by the coding sequence ATGACGGAACGGGGAAATAGTAGCAAAGAGCAAAAGCAGAGTGCGGGGTCCGAAAAGGGGCTAAGCCAGGACAAAGGAATGGGAGATCCTCTGAGTCTCCAATCGTCCGATCATCCAGGTATGACTTTAGTCTCTGCACCTCTGGTAGGATCTAACTTTCGATCTTGGAATAGGGCTGTTAGGATAGCCCTGGGTGCCAAGATGAAGTTAGGGTTTGTCGAAGGAACAGTTTCGGCACCTAGTAAGGAATCTGAAGATTATGAACAATGGAAGAGATGTGATTTCATGGTCACATCTTGGATCTTGAATTCCATCTCCAAAGAACTGGTGGATGGGTTTATCTACACTGCCTCGGCCAGAGATCTCTGGCTAGAGATCAGTGAGAGGTTAGGAGAATGTAACGGACCCATGGTTTATGAGTTACACAGAAAAATTTCCCTAATAGCTCAAGAGAACGCTTCTGTCTCAGTTTACTTTACCAAGCTAAAGAGGCTCTGGGACGAGCTTGGCTCGATGGAAACTCTCCCCACCTGTACGTGTGGGGCGTCTAGAGCCATTGCTGAGATAACCAATCGTAACAAGCTCATGCAATTTTTAATGGGCCTGAATGAGGTCTTTGGGTCAGTCAGAGACCAAATCTTGGGAATGGACCCTTTGCCAACTGTAAATAAGGCATACTCCATGGTTGTTAAATTTGAATCACAAAGGGAGGTTCTAGGGGCTATGAATGATAACTCAGAATCTCTAGTGCTTCTAAATAAAAGTTACTCACAGAGTCAAACCAGGTCTAGAAAATTAGACACTAAGAAGGCCCACTGCAACATGGATGGACACACTCGAGAGGGGTGTTTCAGACTCATTGGGTACCCAGATTGGTTCAAATCTAAGAACAAAACTGGAACTCACCCAGTTAGGGGTTCTAAAGACACCAGAATGGTGGCTGCAGTCAAGGGAGCTAAATCTGTAGAGGACAACCCTCTAGATCACTTTGACACCTCAACTAAAATCAGTGAACTAACTTCAATGTTAAGTTCATTGAAGTAA